From a region of the Candidatus Poribacteria bacterium genome:
- a CDS encoding SDR family oxidoreductase codes for MGQLDGKFAIVTGGNRGIGRGIARGLAAEGATLTIAARDADLLEETANEFRANGTKVLTVPTDVTDEAQIKALFERSMDEYGRLDILVNNAGAFNGGPIGELATEDWDWVINVNLRAPFICTREAFAIMKAQGEGGRIINVGSISAHRVRPRTAPYSASKFGIFGLTQVTALEGRPFGITASCLQPGNTYVERHQSRPQAPMEPMMDVDDLAQAAVLMATLPPNINMLEATVLPIGQLYVGRG; via the coding sequence ATGGGACAATTAGATGGAAAATTTGCGATTGTAACGGGTGGAAACCGAGGTATCGGAAGAGGGATTGCGAGAGGGCTTGCCGCTGAGGGGGCGACGCTCACAATCGCCGCAAGGGATGCGGATCTCCTTGAAGAAACCGCTAACGAATTTCGCGCAAACGGCACAAAAGTGTTGACTGTCCCGACCGATGTAACGGACGAGGCACAGATCAAAGCACTCTTTGAAAGGTCCATGGATGAATACGGGCGTTTGGATATCCTCGTAAATAACGCAGGGGCATTCAATGGGGGGCCCATCGGTGAACTCGCAACGGAGGATTGGGATTGGGTTATTAATGTTAATCTCCGTGCGCCGTTTATCTGCACACGCGAGGCATTCGCAATTATGAAAGCGCAAGGCGAAGGCGGACGTATCATCAATGTCGGGAGTATTTCTGCACATCGCGTCCGTCCCCGAACAGCACCTTACAGTGCGAGCAAATTCGGGATTTTTGGCTTGACACAGGTAACAGCACTTGAAGGTAGACCCTTTGGCATTACAGCGAGTTGCTTGCAACCCGGCAACACCTATGTAGAGCGGCATCAGAGCCGTCCACAGGCACCTATGGAACCGATGATGGACGTTGATGATCTCGCGCAAGCGGCTGTTCTCATGGCGACCCTTCCACCGAATATCAATATGCTGGAAGCAACTGTCCTGCCGATCGGTCAACTCTATGTCGGACGTGGGTAA
- a CDS encoding toxin-antitoxin system HicB family antitoxin: MKTMTYRGYTAEIVYSDEDERFVGDVIDIDDIICFHGDTDEELREAFEGIVDHYIEFREKRENLPQKQNAGSFWARLRQALHL, encoded by the coding sequence ATGAAGACGATGACATATAGAGGGTATACAGCGGAAATTGTCTATAGTGATGAAGATGAACGATTTGTCGGGGATGTTATCGATATTGATGATATCATTTGTTTCCACGGTGATACTGATGAAGAACTCCGCGAAGCTTTTGAAGGCATAGTAGATCACTACATTGAATTCCGAGAGAAGCGCGAAAACTTACCGCAAAAACAGAACGCAGGGAGTTTCTGGGCGCGTCTACGTCAAGCACTTCATCTGTAA
- a CDS encoding glycosyltransferase: MTTLNSERSAKTYRKNRTQGVSGRVYVKHFICKRSVLVLSDIGTESGKEGVLLVKICIIVFAKNPVPNQVKTRLIPAFSPEQAATVYTAFLTDGCDTLSKLPDVDRIIAYTPAEAHSDLQVLIGDDAIYIPQMGADLGERLASATQWAIEQGYTKMLLVGSDSPTLPIAYVSKAFTLLDSQDITIGPSTDGGYYLIGFSATNIATTVPFIFEEIAWSTADVFQQTVARIRSLKGTLGLLPPWYDIDTAADLAFLHAHISAMRLAGETVEAVRTESLLTELFS, from the coding sequence ATCACTACATTGAATTCCGAGAGAAGCGCGAAAACTTACCGCAAAAACAGAACGCAGGGAGTTTCTGGGCGCGTCTACGTCAAGCACTTCATCTGTAAACGCAGCGTGTTAGTTCTATCCGATATAGGAACGGAGTCAGGAAAAGAAGGAGTTTTATTGGTGAAGATATGTATCATTGTTTTTGCTAAGAATCCGGTGCCGAACCAGGTCAAAACACGACTTATTCCAGCTTTCTCACCGGAACAAGCGGCGACAGTGTATACGGCGTTTCTCACAGATGGGTGTGATACACTCTCCAAACTTCCCGATGTAGACCGCATCATCGCCTATACACCGGCAGAGGCACACTCCGATTTACAAGTGCTTATCGGAGACGATGCCATTTACATCCCACAAATGGGGGCTGATCTCGGGGAACGGCTCGCCTCGGCAACACAGTGGGCAATTGAACAGGGATATACAAAGATGTTACTCGTCGGGTCCGACAGTCCGACGCTACCGATTGCTTATGTTTCAAAAGCATTCACACTGCTCGATTCACAGGACATCACCATCGGACCGAGCACAGATGGCGGCTATTATCTCATCGGCTTTTCGGCAACGAACATAGCAACGACCGTCCCATTTATTTTTGAGGAAATCGCATGGAGCACGGCAGATGTCTTTCAGCAAACAGTGGCACGTATCCGCTCGCTAAAGGGAACCTTAGGACTCTTACCACCGTGGTATGATATAGATACGGCTGCGGATTTGGCGTTCTTGCACGCTCACATCTCGGCGATGCGACTCGCAGGCGAAACAGTAGAAGCCGTCAGAACAGAATCACTATTGACAGAACTATTTTCATAA